TCGAAGGAGGTAGATGAATGAGCAATATACCATCCGGGGAAGACATGTGGGCGGTCGCGTCATTGTGGAGGACCCCAGGGTTGGCCGCCCTTGAGGGTCATCTTGTTCAAGGCGGCAATGAGGCCAGCCAGATCCCACCGCCGGCGCTTGTGAAAAGCctatgtttggttttgataattgagtggcAACTAGCGGACTAGCCTCTATCCTAAGTGTTGTGGTTGAGATAGGTTATGTCCACATCAAGGTTGAGCAAGATGGCACTCATGGAGGAGATGAGAGGTGGCCACAAGTTGATCAAGTGTTGATcatttggaaaagaaaaaagaggaaaacaaaaccctatggattgaaggcaaaggtataagctaGGATGTTTTGTTCTGCCGGTCAAGACGCAATAGAGTGCGTGATCGGGCTTAGGATAGATaactatactattaagaggggagctctcaAGTTGACACAGGctgtctagtgccactaggtgcgaCTTCATTTGCATATGCATAACACTTAGTGACGTCGTGAGGTGCAagtgaattttttttcaaaatgctTGAAAAATGCTAACCTTTGTTGGAACACTTGTTGGAGTTGAGCACATTTGAAAGGCTTTGAAAAATGGAGTTGATGGGCTATTTTGGTACCCATCGGACTGGGAGCACCGGACTATCCCTGTTCACATCGGAGTAAACGCTGCATGTGATAACGTGAGTAGAGGAGCTAGCTGACAGGCGGTGGGATCGCCCCTCCTGGCGATGGGACCGCCAAAGGTGCCCACGCAGCTGTAGCTCGTGCGGGAGTTTTCAAATCGGCATCGGATTGGCACGCGTAGAGCATCGGATTAAACATAGACAATGTTCACCAGCTGACCACGTTGACCCATCCTGGCGGTGGGACCGGTTGTCCCCGCAGTGGGACTGTTAGCACCAGCCGAATGCAACAGACCGTGCATCGGATTGAAGCTTAATCTGATGCTAATCATCGGACTAATCCGATGGTACAAAGTGAGATTTTGGACCTCTCTGCTGACTATCGAATCCTAAGCATCGGACTAATCTTAATTAGCATCGGATTATATGCTAGGGTTTGAAACTAGCCGTTGTAGCGCTATCAGTCGACCGTTGGGTGCCTGGCGGTGGGACTGCCACGTCTCGGCTGAAGAGGtatgaaggggtaacgactctattcTTTTGGGCCCTATATATATAGTTGGAGCCTCGGGATTGTGAGTTCTCTTGGCCACTTGTTTAACCTTGCTCATCCCTTATAAGCTGAGAAAAGTCTTCCAACTCTCTCTTGCTCTTGTGCTCTTGCTAAACACTTTGAGAGAGATCGATTCCACTAGTGCATTGCGTTTGTGAATTGCATCCTTGGTGGCACTAGTGATTGTGAAGTTTGGGCGTTCTTGTTACTattggtggttaccgccacctagacggttggagttTAGATGATTGGTGAGTGGAATTGGTGATTGTTTCCACCCCCAATCAAGTTGATTGCGAAGATGTTCTTGATCCTGCCTCACGGAGAGCAAAGGggatactctagtaaattgcgcGTGGCTAGAAGGAGTACTTGTAAGATTGATTCTTGCTACACCCAAGTTGTGGGTGTAGCGTGTGATGCTAGTTAGTGCGCGAATCATTCACCATAAGACTCACCACAACGGGGAATAAGTTGCGGTAAGCAactgaacctcgggagaaaaattgattgtcatctttcttgcccgGTTTGGTATAAGCTCTACACTTGCATTTCATTCATTCTATCACTTGTGTAGTGCTTATTTTGCTGGCAAGCAACCGAACCTCGAGAAAAGAGCTTGAGTGCCTTTCTTTACCTCACTCGATGCATGCTTGGAGGTTATGGAGTTATGAGCGATAGGCATCAAGACAAGTCTCGAGGCATCTTTGGAGTTAGGAGTCAAACAGAGCCATAGGTGCCAAGCCAAAGGGACTTTTAGAATTGTAAAGCTTGTTCTTATTAGAGTGTGCACCGGATCCGGCCTACCTCGCTATAGCCATGAGCTGCCCTAGGCCTAGGTCCACCAGAGCCAACAATATACCAAGCCCCTAAGCCTAACTTAACCCAAAAGACTAGGCTGATAGGTGAGGGTTGTCCCCGGCTTATATGTGGTGCTCCCGCACCACCAATTTTGGATGTTGAACTAAAACTAACAATCTCCCTTGTCACACATTGGGCCCAACTCTTCACATCACACAATCAGGCCTTGAGTCCAATAATGCTCCATGACACACACAACCTATGTGACCCTCCGAGACGTTAATGGGCTCCTCCGTCACCATGTGACCCTTGAGATTTTCCCGTTTTTCTGACCATGAGCAGCAGATCTGGTCCAGCTCGCTATACCCACGAGCTGGCGCCGCCAAGTTCGGGTCCACCCTCCTACGAGCTTGTTGCTATGTCGTCATGGTTACAAGTTACAACAGGAGCCCTCTTATATTTGTAAGGAGGCCGAGTTACACAATCCGACCCTAACTCTACCCTAAACTGCCAAATACAACTCAAATCCTAACGTAACCGAACTCGTACAAAATATTCGACACATATGTAATAACAGTCTTAAAGCCACCATCTGGCAGGAACTTGACCAAGATGAGCAATCCTCTTTATAGGCagctagcagcagcagtaggctcaACTCGTTGGTTGGTGGTGGTGTTGGCTTTGCTGGTAAATGGCAATCAGATGCTGTAGCTAGAATTTGAGTTGGGTCTGCAAAAGGGCAAATGGATCACCAGGTCACACAGATGCATTGGCATCTCTCACCTCGTTACTAGCTCTTCATGCTTTCGGCAGTGTCTGTGTGGATGATGGCGCAGTTGATGCTCTCCTTGCAGCCAGCCTTTTTTTCCTTAGTACGGTTGCTTCATTTTCTTTTGAATGATTTGGGATTTTGAGACTTCTGGAACTAGACTTAGTACCAATTGTTTGAGCTTGCTTGTATTGCAATTTCAATTTTGATGTTACCTGTGTTAGACTTACCATATAAGGAAATATGTATATACAGTATTGACTACTATACAAGATAATGACTTATTTGTAATTTGTGCCTTGTAGTTTGCATCCCCACTTGACATTTCTAGATCTTCCACTGGCCCTGAGTACAATGGTTGCTTTTACTAGTAGTAAATTTCTTCCATATATATGATTAAGCTTTACCTTTGTCAGGATATTGGAATTAATCAGGCTAGTGCCTCAAAAGTCCTCAATATGCACAATTTAGTACATGAGTTTGCCAGATACGTTACCAGTCAAGATCTATTTATTCTGGATGGTGGAAGGACACGTAATGACAGCCCAGGGAATCGTTTTTCCCGATATGCACTATTGACTAGATGCagtgacaaatccaaagttagcAGAGGTTTCCTCACAAGTGTAAGGGCGATATGTTTGAAGGACTGCGGTGGAGCAAAGCTTATTGAGAAAATATTCTCTGCTTTAAAGCATCTACGTGTGTTGGACCTTAGTAGATGCTCATTTCTGGAGTTACCTAGTTCTATTTGCCAGTTAACCCATCTGAGGTACATTGATATTTCTAGCTCGGCTATTCAATCACTACCTGATCAAATGAGTTTTCTACAAAACCTTGAAGCACTGGATCTCTCAGGGACATGTATTCAGGTGCTACCTGATTTTGTTGGAACATTTAAGAAGCTAACGTATCTTAACCTACAAGAATGTCGAGAACTCCATCACTTGCCCTCAAAGCTTGATGATATTAAGAGTTTGCAGCATCTTAACCTGTCACGCTGTCCTGCAGCTTGCCAGCTACTTGAATCAATCAGTGGGTTTCAAGAACTTCGGTTTTTGGATATATCAAGTTGCACAGAACTTCAAACATTGCCGGAATCCTTCGTCAGGCTAAGAAATTTAGAGGATCTAATCCTGTCGAAATGCACCAGACTCAAGAAGCTACCAGAATCATTTGGTGAGCTTTGTTTTCTTCGGTTCTTGAATGTATCATATTGCTGTGAGCTGGAAGAAATGCCTGCATCTCTCGGAAGGCTTGCTCATTTGGAGGTCCTTGTACTTTCAGGGTGCAGCAGAATTCAGAATCTCCCTCAATCATTCAGTGACATTGCATTCTTACGGATGCTAGACCTTTCAGGGTGTGTGAATCTTCACATGGACCTTGGAATGCTACCAAATAATAATCTGGAAAATCTTAATGTGGACAGATGTCGCAAGGTCTATGCCATGCCTGGGTGGACTGTAAACTTCCCTAAACTACATCCTGAATGTCTACAATCCTGTGAGCAACATATTCAACGCTTAATTAACGACAACCAAGTCTGTCCTAATCATGATGAAGTAGAGATCACCAACGAGATGAATGTGTCTGTACATGACCAAACTGGGGAGGCAATGGCAAATCAACAATGGCAACAAGCTGGGAACTCTGAATGTTCCACCGAGGTAATTCTACCTAAGTATATGTGTCTACTTGGATTTCAAAATAAAAAGATGCAACGTGTTTTTTCTATTATGATTCCCTTGAACTAAAATAAAATACTCAGATTTCTAACATAACTTTTTTCAGAAAGTCATTGGGGATTCATCTGCACCTACAAGTGGTGGTAATGTTCCTAAGCATCGCACTGCCCGTACTGGTACGAAAACATACTTCATCATTGATATATACACTCACATTCTGATTTCTATATTTTCTAAATGAGTATTAATAATTGCATCTCCAGCAGGCCCCTAAACCCACCCCCCCTATATCTGAGGAGTGGACAGAAAAACCATGTCCAACAGACTCTACTCAAGCCCTTAATCTAAGAGGCAGCTAAATCCTCCCTCCAACAGTTCCAAACCTGTTGCCATTACGAGGGAGTTAGTGACAAATGATTTGTCATTTTGTAAGAGGGGCAAATGAGAGAGATTAAAGGCCTGTTTGGATCAGCTGGGGCTAAAAATTAGTCCAAATTAGCTGAGGATGGTCAGCTAGTTGGTTAACAACTAGTTAAGAGGCTTAGCAAAAAATTAGCCTGCCTATTAGAGCATCTCAATAGTCTTTCTTAAACTCACTTtctaaatcattatttggagAGCTATTTGAATAAAATCGCTCTCTATATCTTTTCAGCCTCCAACAGCTTCTCTGTAGCTTGTGCACACTTTGGTGAGCCATCCCTACTCTCTATCTTTGGCTAGTGAGAAACTTGGAATATTGGATGAAAATATTTGGAGATCTAACTGCAAAAGTTGTTGGAGGACTTCTTTTccatcaaaatctctattcctatcaaTACGGAAGAATATAaagagtctcttggagttgctcttagcctCTGTTTGGATGCACTAGTGCTAATTCTTGTTAAATTATAGCtggctaagagcatctccaagagtctttcttAAACTCACTCTTTAAATCATCATATAGACAGCCATTTGAATAAAAATAGCTCTCCATATTTTTTCACCCTGCAAAAGCTTCTCTATACATTGTGTGCACTCTAGAGATCTAGCCCTGCTCTCTATCTTTGGCTAGACAGAAATTAGGAAAAGAGGATGACTATATTTAGagatctaagagcatctccatgaGTCTTTCTTAAACtcgctctctaaatcatcatttggagagcctTTTAAATAAAAATCGCTCTCTATATCTTTCCACCCTCCAAAAGCTTCTCTATATCTTATACGCACTCTAGAGATCTACCAAGAAATCCGGAATAGAGGATGACTATATTTAGTGATATAATTAAAGAAGATATTGGAGGTTTTTTTTTTGTCACCAAAATATTTATTCCTATCCATTATGAAAGGTATAAAGAGACTCTTGGAGTTGTTCTAACTAAAAAAGCTGTTGGAGGACTCTTGGAGTTGTTCTAACTAAAAAAGCTGTTGGAGGACTCTTGGAGTTGTTCTAACACATAGCGTTGGACAGCACCACCCGCCGGAGTGGCTACCTGGTTGACGTTTGCGTTGGCCTGAGCGTCGACAGCCATGTCGCCCTCCAAGGCCTTCACGGGGACGAGGGGGCGGCTGAAGGTGaccgtggcggcggcgggcgtCGCTGCTGCCCCCCTGTCTTCTCTTGCTGGAATTTCTCCAAGCGCGCAATGCGCTCGTCATGTGAATTCAACCGCTTGTTCATGGTGGAGAGTTGCGCAAGGATGCAGTCGAGCTTGGCGTCCATCGCCACAAGATCGATGTTGAGGCCGGCCATGGATGTCGATGCCTCGGCAGTGGTCTCTGATACCAATATGATATGGATTGACTGGGGTCGCAGGAAGAACCCTTTCGTTCGTAGACTACTTCTTAGGTTCTCCTTGCTTGGTTACAATCAATACCGGGTTCTCTCTTTTATAGAGATGACTGTTCACGCGTGGTACAGTACCGCGTGGGCCCCTAGGCCGGCTCCACTTGCCATAACAGTGTCACTGCATTTTTATAATTCATCATTTATATCATTGTTGGGCTTACGCATGATAGCCTATATTCTACCCACAGAgcatgtgtgtgtgtgcgtgtgttacaCAATAATGGGTATGACTGTAAATATGAGGCTGTTACATTCAGTCTGACTAATTACATGTTGGTGACCTATCTGAATAAACACTCTATTGATGCTCCTCTTTTTATTTTTCAGGAGTCCCGTTTTTTGGGTCTTCCACTATTCGATTTTCAAAAATGTCTAGTTGTTTTATGTCTAACAAAGGCTTGGAACAAAATACTGAAGGTGAAGGTGAGCATTATCTCAGTGGCATAATCTTCTTCTCTGTGTAAAGTGCTCCTCTTGTAACACTTGCATTTGTTTTCTGGTTATCCCAGGAGGAAACAAGGTGAAAGTTTTTTCCTACAGTGAGATGAAAAAAGCTACAAATAACTTTAGTGCGGCAAATAAGATCAGTGAAGGCCGTTTCAGTACCATATATATGGTAATTTGCATTGTTGATCACTTCAACAGTTGTAATCTTGTCAGAtcttttcctcaaaaaaaaaaaaaaaaatcatgtgccCCCACCAGGTTAGGTGCTCCCATTGTACCCAAGCACCTCGAGAAGAGCTTGAAAATTCCCTCTGAACTTTTATAATTTGCCATATGATAAGCATCAACCTCTCTGTGAAGTTTAAAAACTGAACCTTGATCTGCACATTGAGTAACAAAAAAGCGAAATCAACATGTTTATAGTAATGGATTCTGGATAATAAGAGTAAGGGGTCATTCATTACTGTTTCATGCTGGTTTCACTTTTTTCATATTATTTGATGTTCAGATTGAGTTTGGATTTAAACTTACAAGTACATGCGCATTATAGCCACATCATAAATTCAGATGGAATATTTTGACCTTTTCTGGAGATGTTCCCTCGTGACAGGAGCCAAATGAGTGCCTAACCCTGTGGGAGCACATGCACATGATACTCACATATACTGAACTCTCTTGCTTAAAATTTGTTCTATTTGATCAGGGAAAGCTTGAAAATGGAATACATGTCGCAGTAAAGGTTCTTAAAGCTGATGCAACTAGACTGGGTATCCAAGAGTTTCTACATGAACTTAGAGCGATTGCTGATATTAGGCATGAAAACCTAATGACCTTAGTTGGATACTGTGCTCAAGCAGGGTCTCATATGTTCGTTGTACTCGTATACAATTATATTGAGAACGGCAGCCTTGCAGATACACTGTTAGGTGCATGCTTTTCTACTTTATGTCTTCCCATTATCAAGCCATCCTTTTAATATCAATATATGTGGCCCGTAGCATACTTTTAATACTCGCATGGTATTGCAGGATCAAGGCCTAGCAGCATCAAATTCAATTGGAGAGCTCGCGTTAAAATTGCGTTAGGCGTTGCTCGTGGGCTTGAATACCTTCACGAAGGAATCCGTCCCCACATAGTCCACTGGGACATAAAGGCAAGCAATATTCTTCTTGACAAGGATCTCACCCcaaaaatttctgattttgggttggcTAAGATCATACATCCTATTCATATTGGTACTCAAGCTGCAAGAACACTGTAAGCATAATCTTGTTCTGGAGTTTGGAGTTTCTTGCAAAGAGTATATGTTTAGTTCTTATCCCGGTTCTTTGTTCTTGCTAGAGGATATTTGGCTCCTGAATATGCGATCAGGGGACAAGCGACAAGGAAGTCGGATGTCTATAGTTTTGGCGTTGTGCTATTGGAGATTGTTAGTGGCAGATGTAATCTCAATATTAGATTGGACCAGGAAGACCAATATCTGGTTGATACGGTAAGCTTTGTCATACTTAGTACCCTGAGATTTCTTGGTTTCGGTACCTTTCCAATCTTAAGTTAAACACTGAAACGTTAAAGGATTTCCACACGACATATATTGATTCTAGCAGGTATAAGAAAAAAATTCTCATGTTCTGAACTGTGCTAGGTATATAGAATTTAACTATGGTACTGCCTACTCTAGTAATGCTAAttatggcttttctagatacatagatttGCTATGTGCTTAGTTATAAGCTATGACTAGATACCTAGTAAAAACCATGTATCTAAAAATGTCAAAACGACttgtaatttggaatagaggaagTGGTATATACTCAGTTATTTTGTCATTCATAAACATCCTGTTCAGATTGCAAATCTTTGTACCTCAAAGCTAAATGAGCTGGCCCACATGGGGATTGGGCCTGACCCAGGAATTTGGCCCGTGGAagatactactactacaacaacaacaacaaagcctttaagtcctaaataagttggggtaggctagagttgaaacccagcagaagcaatcaaggttcaggcacgtgaatagctgttttccaagcactcctatctaagactaagtctttgggtatattccatcatttcaagtctccttttattgcctctacccaagtcaacttcgttctttctctgcctctcttcacgttacttcTTGGCTtaagattccactacgcaccagtgcctctagaggtctccgttggacatgttcaaactatctcaaccggtgttggataagcttttcttcaattggtgctacccctaatctatcacatatatcatcgttccgaactcgatcccttcttgtatgaccgcaaatccaacgcaacatacgcatttccgcgacacttatttgttgaacatgtcgtctcttcgtaggccaacattctgcaccatacaacatagcaggtctaatcgccgtcctataaaacttgtcttttagcttctgtggtacccttttgtcacataggacaccagatgtttggcgccacttcatccaccctgctttgattctatggctaacatcttcatcaatatcctcgtctctctgtagcattgatcataaatatcgaaaggtatcattcctaggcactacttgacctttcaaactaatatcttcctcctcctgagtagtagtgccgaagtcacatctcatatactcagttttagttctactgggtctaaaacctttggactccaaagtctcccgtcataactccagtttctgattcactcctgtccgactttcatcaactagcactacatcgtccgcgaaaagcatacaccaagggatgtccccttgtatgtcccttgtgacctcatccatcactaaggcaaacagataagggctcaaagctgacccttgatgtagtcatatcctaatcgggaagtcatccgtgtctccatcacttgttcgaacaat
Above is a genomic segment from Miscanthus floridulus cultivar M001 chromosome 3, ASM1932011v1, whole genome shotgun sequence containing:
- the LOC136541858 gene encoding putative disease resistance protein RGA3 isoform X2, which encodes MATASADIDRLQRRLASDGQRIRLPSSILTDLSRMTRALYRLQGILTSVEKQPFDGSREPCLSKIKHNIYDVEDILDELENGGFRAQRSSMGWKLAEASDLWSQVVFSFSSNHSVLHRRMMNKMKEIRKSLDHASEDSIFSLLHHRADADQSCDHNVFDENAIIGRNKDKENVRVLLLSNSEQKISIIPIVGLGGLGKTALAQLIFSDQDERYNFDLRVWINLNMSYDFNSIASAIISKVNRTEEGTSQVNNEGEYNPQILMNCLREVLNDKRCLIVLDGLWSIDEGQLLHLKRMLQSTQNTKIIVTTCSENVANLMNTVHPYKLGPLSEENCWTIFSQRVFGGGDNSYLTRIGKQIVNRCEGIPGVIHSLGAFMHDKGTNTWNWDCKNEELWKLEKQFPLHINMFSSVKRIYYKMPSALKSCLSYLSMFPKGSDIRMENVITQWAALGILGSTHGSLPVYAQGRKYIQELLSVFFLEAPDKSIDIGINQASASKVLNMHNLVHEFARYVTSQDLFILDGGRTRNDSPGNRFSRYALLTRCSDKSKVSRGFLTSVRAICLKDCGGAKLIEKIFSALKHLRVLDLSRCSFLELPSSICQLTHLRYIDISSSAIQSLPDQMSFLQNLEALDLSGTCIQVLPDFVGTFKKLTYLNLQECRELHHLPSKLDDIKSLQHLNLSRCPAACQLLESISGFQELRFLDISSCTELQTLPESFVRLRNLEDLILSKCTRLKKLPESFGELCFLRFLNVSYCCELEEMPASLGRLAHLEVLVLSGCSRIQNLPQSFSDIAFLRMLDLSGCVNLHMDLGMLPNNNLENLNVDRCRKVYAMPGWTVNFPKLHPECLQSCEQHIQRLINDNQVCPNHDEVEITNEMNVSVHDQTGEAMANQQWQQAGNSECSTEKVIGDSSAPTSGGNVPKHRTARTGVPFFGSSTIRFSKMSSCFMSNKGLEQNTEGEGGNKVKVFSYSEMKKATNNFSAANKISEGRFSTIYMGKLENGIHVAVKVLKADATRLGSHMFVVLVYNYIENGSLADTLLGSRPSSIKFNWRARVKIALGVARGLEYLHEGIRPHIVHWDIKASNILLDKDLTPKISDFGLAKIIHPIHIGTQAARTLGYLAPEYAIRGQATRKSDVYSFGVVLLEIVSGRCNLNIRLDQEDQYLVDTTWRSYEQGNLEEIIDINIGEDLDVEEACRFLKVGLLCTQEMAKQRPNMSNIVKMLTGETAVSVDKVTRSAMMSDYLKLNFEPHRPAGAQSSTTKSFATTEILTSSEARQSHL
- the LOC136541858 gene encoding probable LRR receptor-like serine/threonine-protein kinase At1g07650 isoform X1, whose amino-acid sequence is MATASADIDRLQRRLASDGQRIRLPSSILTDLSRMTRALYRLQGILTSVEKQPFDGSREPCLSKIKHNIYDVEDILDELENGGFRAQRSSMGWKLAEASDLWSQVVFSFSSNHSVLHRRMMNKMKEIRKSLDHASEDSIFSLLHHRADADQSCDHNVFDENAIIGRNKDKENVRVLLLSNSEQKISIIPIVGLGGLGKTALAQLIFSDQDERYNFDLRVWINLNMSYDFNSIASAIISKVNRTEEGTSQVNNEGEYNPQILMNCLREVLNDKRCLIVLDGLWSIDEGQLLHLKRMLQSTQNTKIIVTTCSENVANLMNTVHPYKLGPLSEENCWTIFSQRVFGGGDNSYLTRIGKQIVNRCEGIPGVIHSLGAFMHDKGTNTWNWDCKNEELWKLEKQFPLHINMFSSVKRIYYKMPSALKSCLSYLSMFPKGSDIRMENVITQWAALGILGSTHGSLPVYAQGRKYIQELLSVFFLEAPDKSIDIGINQASASKVLNMHNLVHEFARYVTSQDLFILDGGRTRNDSPGNRFSRYALLTRCSDKSKVSRGFLTSVRAICLKDCGGAKLIEKIFSALKHLRVLDLSRCSFLELPSSICQLTHLRYIDISSSAIQSLPDQMSFLQNLEALDLSGTCIQVLPDFVGTFKKLTYLNLQECRELHHLPSKLDDIKSLQHLNLSRCPAACQLLESISGFQELRFLDISSCTELQTLPESFVRLRNLEDLILSKCTRLKKLPESFGELCFLRFLNVSYCCELEEMPASLGRLAHLEVLVLSGCSRIQNLPQSFSDIAFLRMLDLSGCVNLHMDLGMLPNNNLENLNVDRCRKVYAMPGWTVNFPKLHPECLQSCEQHIQRLINDNQVCPNHDEVEITNEMNVSVHDQTGEAMANQQWQQAGNSECSTEKVIGDSSAPTSGGNVPKHRTARTGVPFFGSSTIRFSKMSSCFMSNKGLEQNTEGEGGNKVKVFSYSEMKKATNNFSAANKISEGRFSTIYMGKLENGIHVAVKVLKADATRLGIQEFLHELRAIADIRHENLMTLVGYCAQAGSHMFVVLVYNYIENGSLADTLLGSRPSSIKFNWRARVKIALGVARGLEYLHEGIRPHIVHWDIKASNILLDKDLTPKISDFGLAKIIHPIHIGTQAARTLGYLAPEYAIRGQATRKSDVYSFGVVLLEIVSGRCNLNIRLDQEDQYLVDTTWRSYEQGNLEEIIDINIGEDLDVEEACRFLKVGLLCTQEMAKQRPNMSNIVKMLTGETAVSVDKVTRSAMMSDYLKLNFEPHRPAGAQSSTTKSFATTEILTSSEARQSHL